The Hominilimicola fabiformis region TTACATCTGCCAAACCTGTATATTGACCGACTGTATCGGCTATAACCTCAACGGCTTGCATTGTTCGCGGCATATTCCAATCCGCAAACGAATTTACTGTTATTACGTATGATATTTCATCATCTTTCAGCTTATCATCGCCAAAACATGTTTGTCGCTTTTCCCATATATGAAAACCACCGTAAATCCATTGATTTGTTTCAGTGCTTTTTCCCCTGAATAGTATTTCTCGCATTATGTACCTCCTAATACTTGCAATCAATCTTTAATTTGCTTCGTATATCCCTTAATTTTCGTCTGTACTTCTTTTGTATTGCTTTCGGCTTTTGCCGCTTTGCAATACTCCTCGATTGCCTCTATGCAATCATCACAAATATGCACCTTGTATTTGCGTTTCATGTTGGATATTACATGATTATCTATTATCCTTGTCAACGTATGGTCTGACGCTTTCAGCGTTACACCCTGTTTATGACCTATTATTTTATCGCATATATCACAAATATTTACTTTCATTTTGCGTCCCTCTCTTTTTAATACAATAGTATTTCATCGTCCTCTTCACGAACATCAACATCATATAAAATCTGTTCGTCAAATTCGTTTGAAATAATAACATGATAATCTTCGTAACCATCACGGATTAACTGTTCTAATTTGTCATATAATTCTTGTACCGTCATATTTCTCTCACCTTTCCTTGTAATATACTGCTTACAGTTGTTCGTATTGTTCCGTACTCTCTACAACCCTACCATTTAACAGCCGCATTAAATCGTTTTTTCTGTTCTGTCGAGGACAGTTGGGTATATATTTGCGTAGTATCAATACTGCCATGTCCCAATAAATCTTTTAATAACGACATATCCACGCCGTTATTAAGGGATTGTATTGCGAAGAAGTGTCGAAATGAATGCGGATGCATTACTTCTTCGCGTATATCATATTTTTTAGCAAAATCCTTTAATAGTGAATTAACGCCCCCTGCAGTAATATGCTGCCCCTTTTTTTGTCCAGGAAACAACCACCGTCCTTGCACACCTGCAAAATATTCCTTGCTTTCCTTAATTAGCTTGTCTGGCACTAAGA contains the following coding sequences:
- a CDS encoding YopX family protein; the encoded protein is MREILFRGKSTETNQWIYGGFHIWEKRQTCFGDDKLKDDEISYVITVNSFADWNMPRTMQAVEVIADTVGQYTGLADVNGQKIFEGDIVKSQNYRFVVRFGKCGSNKFVNYNNGYIGFYLEPDGKTNAHGLRNDICYFGNLSVIGNIYDNPELLEE